The Periophthalmus magnuspinnatus isolate fPerMag1 chromosome 15, fPerMag1.2.pri, whole genome shotgun sequence genomic sequence ctttaattgttttgaaaatgctatattagcagaaaacaacatattaacatattttacatttcacttttgtttttgacgctctgagtctcccctccctttgctcttcgTGCTAAgtaactcccccttcagagtgctatcacaacagcGTCCCACTAATGAGACTAAACATCGCATCgaatttgtcaagttgttgtgtgcattttttctatcctgcttttgtacattgatggagaattgtcgtgttgtacaattccacaatatggcattaaacatatctatcctgatggaaacaagcaggtaaacCCACCActtcaagttacaggtcagctcagTGGAGATAATGTGACTTGGGTTTATTTCAGGTATGTTTTaaccataaaaacacctgtaagtgaataaatgcaagatcgataagtttaatgctgtactgtagaACAAGACAAAGCAAcgatctccatgaagacaagcaggtactgTCTCCCAtcagaaatgttccaaagtgcacctttaacaccagttttatttatttttaccttctCCGTTGAGCAGAGTGGGGTCCAGCAGCTCCATCATGTACAGAATCTCATTATCCAGCTGAGGCATATCACACTGGGCTAACACAAAAGTCAACATGGGCAAGAAGTCATCTGCCCCGAACAACCGCCCTGAAAACACAAGCACcaaatgttagtgtcatatgcactttaatcttCTTAaatatgacttggtttggtgggatagtacgtgtagtaaatatttgtcatagttttacatcagttaagtggcagtttgtgtttttcttatcatcatggtattgaAATCAGTATTAGGTATCAAGtctattaaaagtattaaaatcaagtttgaaattttagcatcataACAACACTAATTTTGAAAGGTAGAATGTAGCTTCTCTTACCTGAGTTGTCCTCCATGATGGTGTAGATGAGTTTGCACACCTGGAGCAGACGTCCCACCTTCTTCTCAGGTGAGTACAGTTTACACATGGCCTGGAACTTCTGTCTGATCTTCTCTATGGCAACGGCGTCcggcgggagggcatctgacacacccaTCTCCGCGGGGGGCTTGGTTTTGGCCAGGCTCATGTTTTCTTTGAGCTCTGTCCAAGCGCCGCTGCGAACCATAGCCTCCTGCAGGGCATCTGATATAACGGACTTCAGAGGCTTTAGGACACACTTGTGCATGGCTTTTTCCAAAACGCGATctaaagaggacagaggagaaacaGGACACAGATTCACTTTTAGACacgttttgttttagtttagacctCCTGTATGTTAGTTATTAATAGgaatacactaccagtcaaaggtttggacatactttttcatttttttctttagttttattatttttttatatttgcatgCTTGGGTCACTTCTCTTTACCACTTCATTCTGTACATCTTCACATATCTGATGActtctgtatgtatttatgaatgtagaaattaataaatgaatgagagggtgtgtacAAACTTTTTACTATTAGTTATATTCAATACATTTAACACCCCAAAACCCAAAGTTGAAGTTCAAATTTGCCTTTAAGTTCAAAAGAAATTTCCCCAAGTCTCAGTGTATTTAAGAGATGAGGTTTGGCAGGTTTCTGTCATTTGTTAAAACTCTCTGCATCTTAACCCTAAACCCGTTCAGTCACATTCTGTTGAATGTCTGACGGGAAACAGGAGAAATCTGAATATCGATGAAAGTTTAGATTGGCTCTGGGATTAAGAGTTCATCACAAAGTCAAAATTGGGCTTTCTAGGCTTTTGAAGCATTATAACCATGACTAAAtgttttgtccatgtgtttttGCAATCAAATTTGAGGAATATTTCACACAATCAAACAAGATCACCTCACTTTATCTCACAACAGGAATAAAACAGATTAACAGCAGTAGATTAGAGacaccaaaactaaacaaaataaaaaaataattaaaatgattaacaGAATAATGTAAGTAAAAAATCAGATAGtgactgatactaaaactactatcaaaactagatcctaaaaaagtcacattcacaggacagaaatgttCCTAAatggctttaaaatgatcttgagctgcatcagaacaagtataagacacaaacTAGTACCATTGGCCACTACGgagcctacctggacgactgagataTAAGAGCATATGGTACaaacaaaagaaagtactatggttTAAtgttcacattctattgtcaaaataaaaagtgttttttattattgtggtatcggaatcagtagtattgagtatattttttagtatcaaaatcaagtttgaaatgttagtattgtgacaacactatacGTGTCCCTCAATGACTAATCCACCTGTTAATCATGCACATATTTGAATCAGTGGGTATTTTTGATCCCAGGAGATAATGTGAAACCCTTGTCTGTGCTCAGTCTAAATTTAGCTCCTTTAGTTCCTTGTCGTCTTTGTATTTACTGAGCAGGGACTTTTGGAGTTTCCTGATTGCATCCAACATGTCCAGGAAATGTCTCTATGTTTACTTTGTCTTTACAAAAAGATAAACATTGAAGAGGCAGATATGAGGCTGGGaactgctgtgtttcagatgtcatcacaacattctataggccaataatatttaatacagatggaggggcagctaaaataaaaataaaaatgttttagatATCTACAGATCTAGGGTGTAGTCAAAATGATCAGGTCCAATACTTGTCAATTTACCTTTCAGATAGTTCACCTGAAAGTACAATGTACTCAGTGGAAAAACTGACTCCATCTGggaatatgacatcatcacattctagaaaaaaatatcagCTCGGAAAACTGCTTTTCCAAGCTCGTGTAGAACTgtctaaacatgtttttaaacatgttctggGGGAGTGTCTGCCACCTGATTGTCCCTATGACGATGTTATTGTGTTTCACATTATGGCAATAAACATACCTATACCCAACAAGTGATGCCAaaccaacttacaggtcagatctgttgcgAGGCGACCctattcacagtaagaatgcatttttatgGTATTGTTCAGCAGTAAAACATACACGCTTaatacaatactgtggaacattccaggaaaaaacaataacatctccatggagacaagcaataaGTGGATACTCCCCTATCaaaaaagatacatagtgcacctttaaattaggtttttaaaattattattattgtagcagGGGCTGTTACAACAGACTGGCTATATTTACAAAAGCTTTACATAACTTTAGTTAAAAGTTGTAATTTAGCATCTTCCCTCAACTCTGCAATTGCACTTATATTTGTAATTcattcaagacaaaaaaaatgaattatgaaCTGCCTTGTCAAACcctgatcttgtcagatctcaACAACATTTGAATCTCTAAAATCCACAAAGCTAATTCCTTTTTACACAGCTATTCCAAGACCAGTCCTACCAGTTCAGCTGTGAAAAGCAGAGGCAGAGTTTAGATAAATACTTACGTTGGCAGATTTAGAATGACAAGACGTCACTAACAGGAACGCACCATGATATAGTTCAAACTTaagtgtttatttaatattattggtATTTTTATCCAAGTGTTATAGTGTGGTTACTGTTCTGGTAAAGGTTACACTTTATGGTATGTTCCGGGCCAAAGtacaagccagatctgtggaaaggtttACTTTTAAGAATGAGAGTATAGGTTGAATTGAAATTACCTGAATAATCATTATTAGTAATTAACTGCTCAAGTAAATTTTGTATTACGacattatttgtatattttaaacatCCATCGATATTGTCAGTTTTACAGTTTAGTTTTACTGGGTTGTCATTGTCTATTAACTTTTCTGAGCCAGACTTTATAAAGGAGCTGTCTGAGTaatcgctcagtcgtccaggtctgatccaaaaaGGTTGCAcaactttttagtccagttgacagattttacttttggcttttactgtttATAAAGAAGCATTGCAGATGTTATGTAATGGTCAAAATAGTTAGTCaaacatatattcttactgtgactggggtcgtctctccacagatctgctcgTATTCAGcgagatagacaagttttaatgccatagtgtgaagcagtgtaaaagcaataacatctccatggacacaaggagTATAGACGcctcaccagagaagttacacaatGTATATTTAAGTATAAGTGCTTACTTGTTGCATTTTCTAGAAAAGAGTAAAAGTTCAACATCAAAGAGCTCAGTGCGAGTTTAAACCTGAAAACCCCTGGACATGTGGTGGATTGTTTCTGTAAAAATGACTAAAGCAGTAAATCTCCTGTTCCTCTGTGCTCGGGGGTTAAGGGGCAGGGTCTGTCAAATTTATGTGCTCTGCTGTGGTGCagtttatgcccaatgatgaaTCATCTTTCTCTATCCACGACtcggcaaaaaaataaataaaaatactctaGCGCCTGCAACAGAGGGAAGAAGGACTTTTGCATTGGGTCACATTTGGTTTAAAGGCCCTGGGAtctatttataaagtgttttattgtccggtCATCAGGAAGTGtatgttggcatgctagttgctgttagctttactatCACAGAAagactggtctctgagagttgtgaaaagagcttatgaactcactgtggtgaataattatgatacttggaatgcataaggtaagtgaggaataacttgcaAACCGTGTAAAAtgaactggttctgtttttcacgttttaagacagtaaaattcaGATACAGCAAGTTCTTTGGGGGTGACAAGTACAGATAAATCCATATATCAGTTATATATTGAATTGTTGTTGGTTAATATAGGACAATTATTGCAATTATTGGCATATCGTtcacataattaaaaaaaaaattaaaaaaaatgcctaAAGGAAAGCTTATTTGTTGCCTACCCTATTAAATCTATCATAgtacaaacactgaaacaatTTTATaatacctaaaatgtttaatctgtcaaaaatacaaaaggAGCTAGTGTAAATTCAGCTTGGAAGACATCTCTAACTGAAGATGTCATCTAAATGGCTTCATGTCTTCTGCTGAGGCCTGAGCACCAAAGACAACTCTTTAAATAAAGCTTACTAATACTTCCtgaggctcagagaatagactttaaagcagctctgcttgtgaacaagtctcttcatggcccagcaccaaagtacatctcccacatgttagtgccatatgaaccatctcacactctgaggacttcagggaccaggttttttttctgcactcttctcttttaacatcaattttatgataattatttatgttttaatttctctgtattgtgcttttaatgtctctcttattctgtaaagaatGTTgtgtatgaaatgtgctatacaaaaacCTTGCTTTGTCTTGCATTGACTTCTCTTCTCTTTATGTCTGTCTGAGTCTCTCCAGGTTGAAATAGTTAACATTGTAATTCTGACTGTGTTCCAGGAAAAGCGGTTCTTCCGGTTGAACTGTGGAAGTTTGTAGGCATCAGTCTGTCTCCTGATAATAGAATTTAAAATAGCTGCTTCAGACAAGAGCTGAaacattagattagatttaacATGGAACGGTAGACTCACTGGCCCCaaacttaaaggtacactaggtaacttttctacCTACCTGCTACCTCCTTATCTCCATGCCTAATGGTTATGgcttttgctttgaatgttccataatatgacattaaacatatttatctctcTGGAGACCAGTATGaggccaccaggccaagtcagatctgtggagtagtagtagcagtagtggtagtggtggtaatagtagtaccaCTACTAgtatcatgggatcctcttacagagagtAGGGGACTGGGAGgtcatctctggtacggcactaaactggttcaagtcctatttagaaaacaggtagtactttgttgaaattggaaaatgtatctcagataaaatgtccctgacctgtggggagccccagggttcaatcctgggacccctgctgttcaatctctacatgctgccattaggccagttaatacgcagcaataatgtgtcctaccataACTATGCacatgacactcagatctatgtctcactagcagcaggtgaatatggaccagtggactcactctgccactgcatcgaGCAGATCAGtatgtggatgcaaaacaactttcttctgctaaactcagacaagactgaagtcatcatctttggcccacagaaacagagaaagtgtcagcagtcacctccagtctctctctttaaaaccttcaaatcaggctagaaatctaggggtaacaatggactcagacttgaactttaacagccacatcaaatcaataacatctgcagctttttaccacctaaagaacatttcaaaaatcaaaggtttactgtcaaagccagacttagagagacttatccatgcatttgtctccagtaggttagactactgtaacagcctgctcactggcctctccaaacgagccttaacacagctgcagtacatccagaacactgctgctcgggtcctgactagaaccaggaagtacgagcacataagtcctgtgctcaggtctctgcactggcttcctgtagctcaaacagtagactttaaagcagctctgcttgtgtataagtctctccatggcctaggtccaaagtatatctccgacatgttagtgccatatgaaccatctcacacactgaggacttcaggggccggcctcctgctggtgcccagagtcaggactaaacatggggaatcagcgtttaagttttatgcagctaaaacttggaatagtcttcctgacgtgagacaggcctctactttgacaatgtttaaatccaggctcaaaacagttctgttcagctgtgcatatgactgaaaggtttttattctgcactcttctcttttaatggtaaatttatgatgattatttgtgattatttatgttttgatttgtgtgattttaatgtctttcttattctgtaaagcactttgaattaccttgtgtatgaattgtgctatacaaataaacttgccttgccttgcctagtagTGGTAGCTGTAGtggtagttatagtagtagactagttgtagtagtagtaagtagtttgGCTTGTGTCTGTTTCATGAATCACACACTTTCAATGGACAGCTTTGTATTTCAGATGAAAGAACATGGCAGTGTTTATGTGAGTGAGGGGtcagagtaagagagagagggggagagagagagggatagagggagagagtgagagacagagagggggagagagggagtgagagagagagggggggtgagagagggagagagagtgagagagagggagagatagtgagatagagagggagaaggagagggggaaatcaggagagagaggagagagcaggaataAGAGGGGGGGACAAACAGATCTTTATTCTCTGacccctgctgctgctgctgctgcacacATAAACATCCTCTGAGGCACAgctgagaggagcaggaccaaaacaacaacaaccggCAGCATTTTGGAAAACTAAGgctgtcctggtttggtcccggtctGAACCCAGTGTGTGGACCCAATAgagatgtggtttagtcctgttctagtcaaGGTTTATTTCCAGTTTAGTCACACTTTTAATGCAGTacagtatatgtgtatgtgtgtgtgtgtgtgtgtgtgtgtggggggggggggggggggggggtatgtgtgaacacataataataataatgtcttataTACAATTTTTCTTGCCACACATTGAATCAGTTAGATGCATTAATTCATAAATCTCTCATAGCTCTCATAGTAGTGATAATACCCACACCTGCTGGCCAAAGCCTGGTTTTGCCAGATCTCTGAAGCTATGATGGGTTGGCCTGTTTATCAATTTGGattgggagactgctgggaatatcagCTGTCACATTGGAGCagcagttcacacacacacacacacacacacacagtagggGCTGGTGGTGCAAATTGGTAGCCTCGCTCCCgttagtctgccccagggcagctgtgactacaagaGTAaattaccaccaccaagtgtggagtgaatgaataatgcaaaaaattGTAAAGCCACCTTGAGCATCTTGTCATAGGACACAATCAAAGTTTAGGGGGTAAAGCTCCCAGCTTTGGGTAAGTGGGATTTCTATCCTTTTTTTAATGCATCGTATGTTGAAATTggcttgatttttgttttggtcataAATTCTCAACATGTTCTGGATTTTCTACTAAAGTATCTGTTGttgtcatctctctctccttttctctccctccctctctctctctctctctgatcccaCTCAGAAACAGATGCAGCTGAACTTGTGCCAAACTCGTCTCACTCACATCTTTATAACCCTCTTGACCAATCAGTTTGCAGgattcagggaccagcctcctttACTTGCTGTCTCCATTCACAATTTGTTTATGTCCTGCTCTAAGCCAAAAACATGTCACTCCAGCGCTGTAGTAAAAACACAGTAGTGAACGTCACCTAACATGTGCTACATGTGTATAGTCAAATACAGAATTAGAAGTTGATTTAAATTGGTACATATGAAACATTTCCATCTAACTAAACATTTAGTGACAGTCTCTCTTTAGCTATAATGGACTGGACCAGTTCAAACAGATCTCCTCCTCGTTCATAAATAATTTCCTCTTTGTGCTCAGTGTTTGCACTTCTGAAAACACAAATCCTCAAATCCTGCATtcactgctccacctgctccatcATCCAAAGCACACCTGAGTCTCCAAGTCCACATAAAGTGGTTCATCTCActtgtgttaaacatttgactTGTTCACAGAAGGACTCTTTAAATCAGGAGTGGACTGTTATTTTTCCTAAGGGTCATAATCAAATCCAGGCATGTGGCTGGAGGCTCAGACCAACACAATCATTGGTGTAACAAATGCTAATAAGCACATTTCTGTAAAATATATGGTACCCTTAATCTATTACCTtgctataattattattatcaaaaacTTGTGGAAATGGGTGAATTTTAAAAATGCAGGTCTGCTTAAAATAAAGCACGAGAGGTGATGCAACAAACACACTGCTAGTTAAAATCAAAACAGAGAACCGCACAACTGTGCCTTTAGTAAATCTGCAGCACAACTGTGTGTCCAAAGTCCAAGCACAGacgcaagaggagagagaagatgaggagaTGGGTCAAGTTATTTGATGATGCATCAACACATTTTACCACAACTGAGTCACATTTTTGATGTCCTAATCATTATTTCTCCTAAGTCCTCAAAGCCACTGCCCTCCTCTGAACATGTGAGTTTATATTTAAAGAACTGAATCTGCTGCCTCTGCTCTTAGGCATTATGATGTTATCCTTCCTCTTTGTCAATCACAGTTTCCACTAGAACTTCATTCACAATTAGACAAAAGAATCTAATTGTAAAGATCTGACCTCAActaacctctctctccccatttacctgctctttctccctcccccccGGTGAAGTGACATCAGGGTCAGTGGAGTACAAGAGCTTAAACAAGCTCATGATTATTGTCTTTAAGGTTTCACACTGACAtcacaaatcacacacacaatcacacacactcactataaACAGATATTTAAGACAGTGTTGGTATTACTCAAAGACATAATAATTACAGTTGGATCAACTGATTTTTTACACATTATGACAATGcatttgtgagaaaaaaacaaaaacgtttgTAATAATAAGCTATGCATTTACCGTGCATGATGATGTGTGAACATGCAGTCATACTTTTAGCcttcaatttcaatttttttctctGTATTAGTTTGgcaacattttaaatatcagACCGATACAATATTTGGGAATCAACAATAGCAATATTGGAACTGATATCGCCCATTCCTACAGATTAATTTCCCTATGTAAActgagttttgagtttaaaagcgctatataacacttgtattattattgtcatgatAAACTaagtaaactaaactaaagattATCCCCGCTCATACTCACCGATCTGGTCCTCTGGGATGAGGCTCTCTATGGGAGGCTCAAGTTCAGAGCTCTGTCTCAGGTAACTCTTCATCTGAGTGAGGAACTGTCGGACTGTCTGCAACAGCTCAGAGCCAGAATCTAACTCCAGACCTGAGCACAAACAGGACAGAGATGAGAGGAGCAATAAAGGTTAGTAGGGATTTTACAATTTCAGATTTTAGTGGCACGACCAAGTGTCTGCAGTTACAAGCTGACCAATTTTTTTTAGatctttaaaatgacttaaagggCACAACTGCACAAtttgatgtgagtaatcagaggGATCATTATCAgaaataaatcatattttgttgttgttttaatagattttttttttttacttttagcttctaaaatctgataataatcagattttgagtgtgcaAGTAACTGTAGCCAGTAAAATCCTCAATTCACTTTCTTTCATATTGTTTTATAGAAACATTTATCTGTCTGTGACAAGGTTTATCAAATTATACTTTATGACTGATAGAGAATAGATGAAGAATGACAAAAACtagatgttttattgttgtattgacagtgaaagaaaagaaaagctttgtcattaattattattgagaaaggtattattattattattattattattattattattattattattattattattattattattattattattattattattaacacagAGATATGATACTAATACGTTTTTTAGTATGAACAATTCTGGGCATAACTGTATTCTCTATAAGTaggataaaaaatgtatatgaaaataaaattttcaaaacagtGGTATCAAAAAAGGAATTGCCAACAAAAAATATTCCATCTATTCATTGATTATACTGATAGAAAActaggattttatttttttttaaagttatgatCTGTTTTTCCAAATTATTACGTGTAAAATCAGTTAATCCTTAAAAAATCCTCACCTTGGTCGGTCATGTATCCCAGGAAGTCTTGCGTCAATCCTCCGAAGTATGTCGTCTTGTCCCGCGATAATTCCAGAACTTTCCGTATTGCTCTTTTCTCCGGCGTCAGGAGTGAATTGAACACTCCGCTCATTTTCCGTAACTGCCCCTTTAAGGCCTTTTGAATGACTACTGCACTAGCACTGGTCCTACGCTTTACCCGATGTCCAGGCGGTACCATCGTCAAATCGTGGTCTTGTTCCTGATCACTTTCGAGACTAACCCCAAAATCCTCCTCataatcttcatcatcatcgtcatcatcttcCTCCATGCTGGAATACGGCGGCAAAGACAATGGCAAATGTGCATTTATTTCTTCCAAAGTTGGCGGATTCGGATCATGCAGGGGAGGAAAAAGGAATACGGACTGGGAAAAGTCCAGCGAGTCAGAAGAATCAGTTGATAGACTCATGTCGCTTAAACGCTGCCCTCCTTCTCTGGCATGTTTCTCGTCTTCTGTGCACTCGCTTTCCTTGCCACCATCTTGAATCTCGCCTTCTTCGTCCTCCTCTTTGCATGTCACGCCTCTCTGCAGCCTGGCCCTTCTTAATGCTTGTGCAATTACATGATCCTCCATTGCTAAGTGGCACTGTGCGTCTTCTTGACTGGACGAAGACGGCgacattttgaaaacacgtCTCGGAGAAGAGGATAAAGATGCTAGCGATAGCGGGAGAGATGGTTTTGGAATTGTAATCGGTGAGCTGATATTTAAGATCTTTTTCGGAGGGGAGGTGGATGGACTTATGCTGAGAGATGACCCCAATCTAGACCACAAACTTCCATCTTTGCTTTTCCGGTCTCTTTCTTCCGATTTTTCCTTTGGCACAGCAATCCAAGGAACTTTTTCAGGCATGCTTCTTGTTCGTGTTAGCTGACCAGAGCGGGAATTAGCAAAATGCGGTGGAGGAGGtcttggaggaggtggagaacgTTGGGAATTAGTGCTATCCTGAGTAATTTTTTCCACTTCGCTTGAAATTATGCAGCTAACTTCAACTGTAGCATCACTGTCCGATTCTAAGGGTTCTTGTTTTGGGTTGTCATTTTTAAGCTCACTTTTGCTTTCACTTTTGCTGCTCAAATCGCTGTCTTCTTGGTGGACTTTTATGAACAGCGGGTTGATGAAGCAAAGAGCACCGTTGGACTGGCAGCATTCTAGCTCAGAAGGGGTTCGCGTTTTAATCTTTGGATGGATTTGCGGTGACGAAATTGTTGAAATTGTTGACAAAGTAGAAGATATTCTGTTAGTTGGAGGTGGGGGTCGATCTGGAGCAGAGAACGAGAAACTTTTTCTCTTGAAGACAGATTGAGCACCCCAGAaacctgaaacaaacacaaaatagtttaaaatatgtCCTCCTTCATGTATCCACAGTcagtaaatagtaaataatactcaggtagaagtacaaagtagtggcattaaacatatctatttctgTGAAGACAAGTGGGTGGAGACAAGACACTGGTTACAAGTTAGGTCTGTGGAGAAGTACCCCTTTTTCAcaacatttttgagcaataaatacacctgtaagtaaataaatgtgagATGCTGTATGATTAATGCCACATTGTGATGCATTCAAGGCCAGGCAgtaatgtttccatggagacaagcaagcagtAGACTCCtaactaaaaaagttacatagtgcaccagtAACTCACTAATCACAGCCTAGTCACTTCAATCACACTTTGCACTGTGAGTCTAGAAACTACATTTCGTTGTGGTATAAGTCGTCAGTGAATCAGCTCTTTACTGTTAGTGGACAGTGGGATTAACCCATTCATTCTGTGAGCATCTAATGCTCTGCTCACATGAGAGGAAGTCATGAGTCAGGAATGGCCTAAAATAAACAGGATTTGACTCATACTTACAAAAGCATATGGTCAATAGTACTGCTagtttaaagatgcaatatgtaactttcggtagtagggtttgccacctgtttgtctccatggagagattattgcttttcttggaatgttGTCCAGTACGGTATCAAACTTACCTATCTTACGTTTAATTAATTACCAGTGTTTTAgtgctcaaaaatacactgaaaagcaTGAATTCTTATTGAGAATGGGGTCTcttctttccacagatctgacgtgtaacttacGTCCTTGTTTTCTTGGACATAGATAAAtgtaatgacatactgtgaacAATTAAAGCAATCTAGGTAAAGCAATATCATGTAGCggatcc encodes the following:
- the LOC117382292 gene encoding ras and Rab interactor 2-like yields the protein MMSSTAVNRSIRQEKKGSFFKLIESFAVELGTLKKEMGHRSEHKASDSPLSEPLNLDEDVGALFLRGSPCSGLCSGGNSPLRAALSGYSGYSGLRDSGYSGSLHRKITVLDRLIRTHSVWLQLGLNQQGALRILKNQPPGTFLVRRSSSQQRKVLCVRMDSDSDPVQDFAVKENQYSFSLEGSGLSFADLFRLVAFCCISRDVLPFTLKLPEPIASAQTSADLDQISKQGPGFWGAQSVFKRKSFSFSAPDRPPPPTNRISSTLSTISTISSPQIHPKIKTRTPSELECCQSNGALCFINPLFIKVHQEDSDLSSKSESKSELKNDNPKQEPLESDSDATVEVSCIISSEVEKITQDSTNSQRSPPPPRPPPPHFANSRSGQLTRTRSMPEKVPWIAVPKEKSEERDRKSKDGSLWSRLGSSLSISPSTSPPKKILNISSPITIPKPSLPLSLASLSSSPRRVFKMSPSSSSQEDAQCHLAMEDHVIAQALRRARLQRGVTCKEEDEEGEIQDGGKESECTEDEKHAREGGQRLSDMSLSTDSSDSLDFSQSVFLFPPLHDPNPPTLEEINAHLPLSLPPYSSMEEDDDDDDEDYEEDFGVSLESDQEQDHDLTMVPPGHRVKRRTSASAVVIQKALKGQLRKMSGVFNSLLTPEKRAIRKVLELSRDKTTYFGGLTQDFLGYMTDQGLELDSGSELLQTVRQFLTQMKSYLRQSSELEPPIESLIPEDQIDRVLEKAMHKCVLKPLKSVISDALQEAMVRSGAWTELKENMSLAKTKPPAEMGVSDALPPDAVAIEKIRQKFQAMCKLYSPEKKVGRLLQVCKLIYTIMEDNSGRLFGADDFLPMLTFVLAQCDMPQLDNEILYMMELLDPTLLNGEGGYYLTSAYGAMSLIKNFQEEQAARVLSSQTRDTLHQWHRRRTMQRTAPSIDDFQNYLRVALQELDSGCTAKTLSVRPQATVEEVCSLCAVKFSVSDPQKYGLFLVTEGTTQQLAPDTHPQKIKAELHSRDQPDTFHFVYRRMDFNSHTANQANDANFAKDANVNSATTTPDQQNNLSPRLSLSLPQGSIHSVSI